From the Pseudomonas putida genome, one window contains:
- a CDS encoding GlxA family transcriptional regulator, translated as MPTPRQFSKKTSTSNMLRLKASAGSPEAPYRVDFILLEHFSMASFTVAMDVLVTANLLRADSFRFTPLSLKGDRVLSDLGLELVASELSASELKELDLLIVCGGLRTPLKYPELDRLLDDCASHGMALGGLWNGAWFLGRAGVLDDYGCSIHPEQRASLSERSPQTRITPASFTLDRDRLSAASPNGAMELMLGLVRRLYGDGLAEGVEEILSFSGARYRQVGPGAKKSMSLHLRTIVELMENNLEETLSLDQLAAYSGRSRRQIDRLFQAQLGTSPRRYYMELRITKSRRLLQYSDLSVMEVAVACGFVSVSHFSKCYAAYFGYPPSREQRLGE; from the coding sequence GTGCCCACCCCACGTCAGTTCAGCAAGAAGACCAGCACCAGCAACATGCTGCGGCTCAAGGCCAGCGCCGGTAGCCCCGAGGCCCCCTACCGCGTCGACTTCATCCTGCTCGAGCACTTCTCGATGGCCAGCTTCACCGTGGCCATGGACGTGCTGGTCACCGCCAACCTGCTGCGCGCCGACAGCTTCCGCTTCACTCCGCTGTCACTCAAGGGTGACCGGGTGCTCAGCGACCTGGGCCTGGAACTGGTCGCCAGCGAACTGTCTGCCAGCGAACTCAAGGAACTCGACCTGCTGATCGTCTGCGGCGGCCTGCGCACGCCGCTGAAATACCCCGAACTCGACCGCCTGCTGGACGACTGCGCCAGCCACGGCATGGCCCTGGGCGGGCTGTGGAATGGCGCCTGGTTCCTCGGCCGGGCCGGCGTGCTCGACGACTACGGCTGCAGCATCCACCCCGAACAGCGCGCCAGCCTTTCCGAGCGCAGCCCGCAAACCCGCATCACCCCGGCCAGCTTCACCCTCGACCGCGACCGCCTCAGCGCCGCCAGCCCCAACGGCGCCATGGAGCTGATGCTCGGCCTGGTGCGCCGCCTGTATGGCGACGGCCTGGCCGAAGGCGTGGAAGAAATCCTGTCGTTCTCCGGCGCTCGCTACCGCCAGGTCGGCCCCGGGGCGAAAAAGTCCATGAGCCTGCACCTGCGCACCATCGTCGAGCTGATGGAAAACAACCTCGAAGAGACCCTGAGCCTCGACCAGCTGGCGGCCTACAGCGGCCGCTCGCGTCGGCAGATCGACCGCCTGTTCCAGGCCCAGCTCGGCACTTCGCCGCGGCGCTACTACATGGAACTGCGCATCACCAAGAGCCGCCGCCTGTTGCAGTACTCCGACCTGTCGGTGATGGAGGTGGCAGTGGCCTGCGGCTTTGTCTCGGTGTCGCACTTCAGCAAGTGCTATGCCGCCTACTTTGGCTACCCGCCGTCGCGCGAGCAACGGCTGGGCGAATAA
- a CDS encoding GNAT family N-acetyltransferase, producing MLPIQLLPTTPDQADLIRNLYQFYAYESSDWEQEDVEVDGRFYIHEEHLQRYWQSPGWSASLVLVDGFIAGFVLVERSELPGIEALELADLFILKRYRRQGIGRAVANECLASPGDWLLRCYALDPVAVAFCKAVVADLHRPVQQIFPNDDPDLLTYQVTATRH from the coding sequence ATGCTGCCCATCCAACTGCTGCCCACCACCCCCGACCAGGCCGACCTGATCCGTAACCTCTATCAGTTCTATGCCTACGAGTCCTCCGACTGGGAGCAGGAAGATGTCGAGGTGGACGGCCGTTTCTACATCCACGAAGAGCACCTGCAGCGCTACTGGCAGTCCCCAGGCTGGAGCGCCAGCCTGGTGCTGGTGGACGGTTTCATCGCTGGCTTCGTGCTGGTCGAACGCAGTGAGTTACCCGGCATCGAGGCGCTGGAACTGGCCGACCTGTTCATCCTCAAGCGTTATCGGCGCCAGGGCATCGGCCGTGCCGTGGCCAATGAATGCCTCGCCAGCCCAGGTGACTGGCTGCTGCGCTGCTACGCTCTGGACCCGGTCGCAGTGGCGTTCTGCAAGGCGGTGGTGGCCGACCTGCATCGGCCAGTGCAACAGATCTTCCCAAACGATGATCCGGACCTGCTCACCTACCAGGTGACCGCCACCCGCCACTGA
- a CDS encoding FAD/FMN-containing dehydrogenase — protein MKYAVALLFGLLPSLAHALETGERLAPWTLLDQNDQPYSLSADTHLLLVARDMDGAKLVKAALADTPKGYLEARDAVFVADIQRMPALISKLFAIPAMRNYSYRVMLDREGRVASRYPGQAGQVLWLQLQDGVLVSQQAFADPEALKAALAKAPGH, from the coding sequence ATGAAATACGCCGTCGCATTACTGTTCGGTCTGCTGCCGTCGCTGGCCCATGCCCTGGAGACAGGCGAGCGGTTGGCACCCTGGACACTGCTTGACCAGAACGACCAGCCTTATAGCCTGAGCGCCGATACCCACCTTCTACTGGTGGCTCGCGACATGGATGGCGCCAAGCTGGTCAAGGCCGCCCTGGCCGACACGCCCAAGGGCTATCTGGAGGCGCGTGATGCGGTGTTCGTCGCCGATATCCAGCGTATGCCGGCGCTGATCAGCAAACTGTTCGCCATCCCGGCGATGCGCAATTACAGCTATCGGGTGATGCTCGACCGCGAAGGCCGCGTGGCCAGCCGCTATCCGGGGCAGGCAGGGCAGGTGTTGTGGTTGCAATTGCAGGATGGGGTGTTGGTGAGCCAGCAGGCATTTGCCGATCCCGAGGCACTCAAGGCTGCCTTGGCCAAGGCACCTGGCCATTGA
- a CDS encoding DMT family transporter, producing the protein MSSSTPLSGVNQPLRGIALVVVATFLFASHDALSKFLGGLYPIVMVVWARYVVHTLLMAGIFLPKSGLNVLRTRRPVLQTLRALSLLSTSLLFTTGLQYLPLAEATSVNFLAPVLVTALSAPLLKERVTPGQWVAVVLGFIGVLVVVHPGGAMFTPAILYPFGSALGFCFYQLLTRILAAYDSPTTSNFYAGLCNTLVMSALVPFFWEVPRWEHALLMLALGGFGMSAHLLLTQAFRHAAPALLAPFSYCQIVFAGLLGLLIYGQVPDSASLLGIAIICMSGLGAAWMQRKK; encoded by the coding sequence ATGAGTTCCAGCACACCGCTGTCCGGAGTCAACCAACCCCTGCGCGGCATCGCCCTGGTGGTGGTGGCGACGTTCCTGTTTGCCAGTCACGATGCCTTGTCCAAGTTCCTCGGTGGGCTGTACCCGATCGTCATGGTGGTGTGGGCCCGCTACGTGGTGCACACGCTGCTGATGGCCGGGATCTTCCTGCCCAAGTCGGGCCTCAATGTGCTGCGCACCCGCCGCCCGGTGCTGCAGACCTTGCGGGCGCTGAGCCTGCTGAGTACCAGCCTGCTGTTCACCACCGGCCTGCAGTACCTGCCGCTTGCCGAGGCGACCTCGGTCAACTTCCTTGCCCCGGTGCTGGTCACCGCGCTGTCGGCGCCCTTGCTCAAGGAGCGGGTGACGCCTGGTCAGTGGGTGGCGGTGGTGCTGGGCTTCATCGGTGTGCTGGTGGTGGTGCACCCCGGTGGCGCGATGTTCACCCCGGCGATCCTTTATCCGTTCGGTTCGGCACTGGGCTTCTGCTTCTATCAGCTGCTCACGCGCATCCTGGCAGCCTACGACAGCCCGACCACCAGCAACTTCTACGCCGGGCTGTGCAACACCCTGGTGATGAGTGCCTTGGTGCCGTTCTTCTGGGAAGTGCCGCGCTGGGAACATGCGTTGTTGATGCTGGCCCTGGGCGGTTTCGGCATGAGCGCGCACCTGCTGCTGACCCAGGCCTTCCGCCATGCCGCACCGGCGCTGCTGGCGCCGTTCAGCTACTGCCAGATCGTGTTTGCCGGGTTGCTGGGGCTGCTTATCTACGGCCAGGTGCCCGACAGTGCGAGCCTGCTGGGTATCGCCATCATCTGCATGAGCGGCCTGGGCGCTGCGTGGATGCAGCGCAAGAAGTAA
- a CDS encoding serine hydrolase domain-containing protein gives MPAFPTIRTSLTALAIVATLNGVAHAEEGKGPCGVPGLKTCPQPFDKTLPAAKDMLSWDQATRVIGFRNTYRLYGGDVFSTRGAKPYPLPEAAHPLAEVRYTVDGKPQGIADYERNQSVTGLLILKDGKIAYEHYAQGNTPQTLWTSRSVAKSVVSVLVGVAIKQGKIHSVDDKITRYIPELEGTAWQDVTLHQLLQHTSGVVWDENYASKDSDFSHMTQCEATPDPYTCVFNLVKSVKRKPGVKPGEVWSYNTGGAWLVGRVLENATGQTLAKNLETQIWSRYGMQQDGVWHALVPGKVDMGGHGFNATLRDWGRFGQFVMSGGQLPGGEKLLPDDWIARSTHWTQAKGSVTEAAPNGQYGYQWWYNAPAPAADAKLEPKKTATSDQTFWALGIYGQTIAINPAQKLVMVQWSTWKNAETPSSLYDEQAVFVNAVSQALGGK, from the coding sequence ATGCCGGCATTTCCAACAATAAGAACATCCCTGACTGCCTTGGCCATCGTGGCCACCCTGAATGGTGTGGCTCACGCCGAAGAGGGCAAAGGACCGTGCGGCGTGCCGGGCCTGAAAACCTGCCCGCAACCGTTCGACAAGACGCTGCCTGCAGCCAAGGACATGCTCAGCTGGGACCAGGCCACCCGGGTGATCGGTTTCCGCAATACCTACCGCCTGTATGGCGGCGATGTGTTCAGCACCCGGGGCGCCAAGCCGTACCCGCTGCCCGAAGCTGCCCACCCGCTGGCCGAGGTGCGCTACACCGTGGATGGCAAACCGCAAGGCATCGCCGACTATGAGCGCAACCAGAGCGTCACCGGCCTGCTGATCCTCAAGGACGGCAAGATCGCCTACGAGCACTATGCCCAGGGCAATACACCGCAGACCCTCTGGACCTCCCGCTCGGTGGCCAAGTCGGTAGTCAGCGTGCTGGTCGGCGTGGCGATCAAGCAGGGCAAGATCCATTCGGTGGACGACAAGATCACCCGCTACATTCCCGAGCTGGAAGGCACCGCCTGGCAGGACGTGACCCTGCATCAGTTGCTGCAGCACACTTCGGGCGTGGTCTGGGACGAAAACTACGCCTCGAAGGATTCGGACTTCTCCCACATGACGCAGTGCGAAGCAACACCAGACCCGTACACCTGCGTGTTCAACCTGGTGAAGTCGGTGAAGCGCAAGCCTGGGGTGAAACCCGGCGAAGTCTGGTCATACAACACCGGCGGTGCCTGGCTGGTCGGTCGGGTGCTGGAAAATGCCACCGGCCAGACCCTGGCGAAGAACCTCGAAACGCAGATCTGGAGCCGCTACGGCATGCAGCAGGACGGCGTCTGGCATGCGCTGGTGCCGGGCAAGGTCGACATGGGCGGGCACGGTTTCAACGCCACGCTGCGGGATTGGGGCCGCTTCGGCCAGTTCGTGATGAGTGGCGGGCAGCTGCCAGGTGGCGAAAAGCTGTTGCCGGATGACTGGATCGCCCGCTCCACCCACTGGACACAGGCCAAGGGCTCGGTCACGGAGGCAGCGCCGAACGGGCAGTACGGCTACCAGTGGTGGTACAACGCACCGGCACCGGCAGCGGATGCTAAGCTTGAACCGAAGAAGACGGCGACCAGCGACCAGACGTTCTGGGCGTTGGGTATCTACGGTCAGACCATCGCAATCAACCCGGCGCAGAAACTGGTGATGGTGCAGTGGTCGACCTGGAAGAACGCTGAAACGCCAAGCTCCCTGTACGACGAGCAAGCCGTCTTCGTGAACGCGGTGTCGCAGGCGCTGGGCGGTAAGTAG
- a CDS encoding RidA family protein, translating into MTRAFQLSNSQGLYDPSANAYSHVAEVTAGSRLLFIAGQGGEDADGQLSSEFAGQARQALANLQTALASKGAELAQVFKLTLLIVDHSEDRLAQWVAEADRAWGGHMKPTCTLIPVPRLALDAMLVEIEAVAAIA; encoded by the coding sequence ATGACCCGCGCATTCCAGCTGTCCAATTCACAAGGCCTGTACGACCCCAGCGCCAACGCCTATTCCCATGTTGCCGAGGTGACCGCCGGTAGCCGTCTGCTGTTTATCGCCGGGCAGGGTGGGGAGGATGCCGACGGGCAGCTTTCGTCTGAATTTGCAGGGCAGGCCCGCCAGGCGTTGGCCAATCTGCAGACTGCGCTGGCTTCGAAGGGGGCCGAGTTGGCACAGGTGTTCAAGCTGACGTTGCTGATTGTCGATCACAGTGAAGATCGCCTGGCGCAGTGGGTGGCTGAGGCGGATCGGGCCTGGGGAGGGCACATGAAGCCGACCTGTACGCTGATACCGGTGCCGCGCCTGGCGCTGGATGCAATGCTGGTGGAGATCGAGGCTGTGGCGGCTATTGCATAA
- a CDS encoding sensor domain-containing protein yields the protein MSLVASPDIMYRLLIQSVVDYAIYLLTPDGIVANWNPGAQRAKGYRAEEIVGQHYSLFYSEDERAAGLPEQNLEQARSTGRFEEIGSRLRKDGSAFDAHVVIDAVRDDNGQLVGFAKVTRDISERRQQELELLQAKELAEQYSQEMANLSQFLDSVIANIPASVIVQDLESQRILLANQQAERLFGGGGKPMIGHTPGECLAPAAADYLETQLSRGARSSKGFAAETRVDTACGPRTLRSRALLSQNCEGQADYVLFVAEDATEELAAHAQIHHMAHHDALTGLPNRTLFHERLKQALVRGHENEKLTAALCLDLDNFKNINDSLGHAFGDKLLRALGKRLRRELREHDTLARLGGDEFAVVLTHLDSREAACNTARRLIEAICPPFQIEGHQFSVGVSIGIAIAPDDNDQAEQLLGYADMALYEAKRNGRNRYECFHLELDVAARQRRLVETDLRTALHLGQLQLHYQPVVDQQTSSVTGYEALLRWEHPTRGMVMPMDFIPIAEETGLIHELGTRALNLACQEAASWGTEQTVSVNLSPVQFKNANLVHTVTLALADSGLAPQRLELEITESVLLGNSEENVRTLRALKDLGVSISLDDFGTGYSSLGYLRSFPFDRIKIDKSFVHDMCDSREAMSIIRAITELSNSLMIKTTAEGVESEEQMQRLRAEGCSHFQGYLYGRPAPASERLKQVCV from the coding sequence ATGTCGCTAGTCGCAAGCCCCGACATCATGTACCGGCTGTTGATCCAGAGCGTGGTGGACTATGCCATCTACCTGCTCACCCCCGACGGTATTGTCGCCAACTGGAACCCCGGCGCCCAGCGGGCCAAGGGCTACCGCGCCGAGGAAATCGTCGGCCAGCATTACTCGTTGTTCTACAGCGAAGACGAACGCGCGGCCGGCCTGCCCGAACAGAATCTGGAGCAGGCGCGCAGCACCGGTCGTTTCGAAGAGATCGGCTCGCGCCTGCGCAAGGACGGCTCGGCTTTTGATGCCCATGTGGTGATCGATGCGGTTCGCGATGACAACGGCCAGCTGGTCGGCTTCGCCAAGGTGACCCGCGACATTTCCGAGCGCCGTCAGCAGGAGCTTGAGCTGTTGCAGGCCAAGGAACTGGCCGAGCAGTACAGCCAGGAAATGGCCAACCTGTCGCAGTTCCTCGACTCGGTGATCGCCAACATCCCCGCCAGCGTCATCGTCCAGGACCTGGAAAGCCAGCGCATCCTGCTCGCCAACCAGCAGGCCGAGCGTTTGTTCGGTGGCGGCGGCAAGCCGATGATCGGCCATACGCCTGGAGAGTGCCTGGCACCGGCCGCCGCTGATTACCTGGAAACCCAGCTCAGCCGAGGCGCGCGCAGCAGCAAGGGTTTTGCCGCCGAAACCCGGGTCGACACCGCCTGTGGCCCGCGCACCTTGCGTAGCCGCGCGCTGCTCAGCCAGAACTGCGAGGGCCAGGCCGATTACGTGCTGTTCGTGGCCGAAGACGCCACCGAAGAGCTTGCCGCCCACGCGCAGATCCACCACATGGCGCACCACGACGCGCTCACCGGGCTGCCCAACCGCACCTTGTTCCACGAGCGCCTCAAGCAGGCCCTGGTGCGCGGTCACGAGAACGAAAAACTCACCGCCGCACTGTGCCTGGACCTGGATAACTTCAAGAACATCAACGATTCCCTCGGCCATGCCTTCGGCGACAAGCTGCTGCGTGCGCTCGGCAAGCGCCTGCGCCGTGAGCTGCGCGAGCACGACACCCTGGCCCGGCTGGGTGGCGACGAATTCGCCGTGGTGCTGACCCACCTGGACAGCCGTGAAGCCGCCTGCAACACCGCCAGGCGCCTGATCGAGGCCATTTGCCCGCCGTTCCAGATCGAAGGCCACCAGTTTTCGGTGGGCGTCAGCATCGGTATCGCCATCGCCCCTGACGACAACGACCAGGCCGAGCAGCTGCTCGGTTACGCCGACATGGCCCTGTACGAGGCCAAGCGCAATGGCCGCAACCGTTACGAGTGCTTCCACCTCGAACTGGATGTCGCCGCCCGCCAGCGCCGCCTGGTGGAAACCGACCTGCGCACCGCCTTGCACCTGGGGCAGTTGCAGCTGCACTACCAACCCGTGGTGGATCAGCAGACCAGCAGCGTGACCGGCTACGAAGCGCTGTTGCGCTGGGAGCACCCGACCCGGGGCATGGTCATGCCCATGGACTTCATCCCGATTGCCGAGGAAACCGGGCTGATCCACGAGCTCGGCACCCGTGCGCTGAACCTGGCGTGCCAGGAGGCAGCCAGCTGGGGGACCGAGCAGACCGTGTCGGTGAACCTGTCGCCGGTGCAGTTCAAGAACGCCAACCTGGTCCACACCGTGACCCTGGCCCTGGCCGACTCGGGGCTGGCACCGCAGCGCCTGGAGCTGGAGATCACCGAGTCGGTGCTGCTCGGCAACAGCGAAGAGAACGTGCGCACCCTGCGGGCGCTGAAGGACCTGGGCGTATCGATCTCGCTGGATGACTTTGGTACGGGCTATTCGTCGCTGGGCTACCTGCGTTCGTTCCCGTTCGACCGAATCAAGATCGACAAGTCGTTCGTGCATGACATGTGCGACAGCCGCGAGGCGATGTCGATCATCCGCGCGATTACCGAGCTGTCCAACAGCCTGATGATCAAGACCACGGCCGAAGGGGTGGAGTCGGAGGAGCAGATGCAGCGGCTGCGGGCGGAAGGGTGCTCGCACTTCCAGGGCTATCTTTATGGGCGGCCGGCGCCGGCCAGCGAGCGCCTGAAGCAGGTCTGCGTGTAA
- a CDS encoding aldehyde dehydrogenase family protein produces the protein MTLVTKSSYVDGAFVALDSGSDVLENRNPSNPAEVIERFVRADQALTEQALAAARRAAPGWARSNPQQRADALDFIGSEILARRQELATLLAREEGKIVREALGEVDRAGRSFKFYAQEALRAEGEKYQSVRQDVGIDVFTQPLGVVGIIAPWNFPIAIPAWKIAPALCFGNCVVFKPAELVPSSAWALAEIIARAGLPAGVFNMLIGPGRSVGDTIIRSPLIDGISFTGSENTGRQIARLAAEGMKKVQLEMGGKNPLIVLDDADLEQAVDVALNGSFFSTGQRCTASSRVIVTAGIHDAFVARLAERTRALTVGDALQASTDIGPVVDGRQLEQNLAYVASGREQGAKLVCGGETVENAAGAYLFTPALFTEVTPDMRIYREEIFGPVLSVLKVSDYDEAFAAAEDTAFGLSAGIVTTSLRHAEHFKRNSSAGMVMVNLPTAGVDYHVPFGGNGASSLGSREQGTHARQFFTRVKTTYQLA, from the coding sequence ATGACCCTGGTAACCAAGAGCAGTTACGTCGACGGCGCCTTCGTCGCGCTGGACAGCGGCAGCGACGTGCTGGAAAACCGCAACCCGTCCAACCCCGCTGAAGTGATCGAGCGCTTCGTGCGCGCCGACCAGGCGTTGACCGAACAAGCCCTCGCCGCCGCTCGCCGCGCCGCGCCCGGCTGGGCACGCAGCAACCCGCAGCAGCGCGCTGATGCGCTGGACTTCATCGGCAGCGAGATCCTCGCCCGCCGACAGGAGCTCGCCACCCTGCTCGCCCGCGAGGAAGGCAAGATCGTGCGCGAGGCATTGGGTGAAGTGGACCGCGCCGGGCGCTCGTTCAAGTTCTACGCCCAGGAGGCGCTGCGCGCCGAGGGTGAGAAATACCAGTCGGTGCGCCAGGACGTGGGCATCGACGTATTCACCCAGCCGCTGGGTGTGGTCGGCATCATTGCGCCGTGGAACTTCCCGATAGCCATCCCGGCCTGGAAAATCGCCCCGGCGCTGTGCTTCGGCAACTGCGTGGTGTTCAAGCCCGCCGAACTGGTGCCCTCTTCGGCCTGGGCGCTGGCCGAGATCATCGCCCGCGCCGGCCTGCCGGCGGGTGTGTTCAACATGCTGATCGGGCCGGGGCGCAGCGTCGGCGACACGATCATCCGCTCGCCGCTGATCGATGGCATCAGCTTTACCGGTTCGGAAAACACTGGCCGGCAGATCGCCCGGCTGGCGGCGGAAGGCATGAAGAAAGTGCAGCTGGAAATGGGCGGCAAGAACCCGCTGATCGTGCTCGACGATGCCGACCTGGAACAGGCTGTGGACGTGGCGCTGAACGGTTCGTTCTTCAGCACCGGGCAGCGTTGCACGGCGAGTTCGCGGGTGATCGTTACCGCGGGCATCCACGATGCCTTCGTCGCCCGCCTGGCCGAGCGTACCCGTGCGCTGACGGTAGGTGACGCGCTGCAGGCCAGTACCGATATCGGCCCGGTGGTCGATGGCCGGCAGTTGGAGCAGAACCTGGCATACGTAGCCAGCGGCCGTGAGCAAGGGGCAAAACTGGTGTGCGGTGGCGAGACGGTGGAGAACGCTGCAGGGGCGTATCTGTTCACCCCGGCGCTGTTCACCGAGGTGACGCCGGACATGCGCATCTACCGCGAAGAGATCTTCGGGCCGGTGCTGAGCGTGCTCAAGGTGAGTGACTACGACGAAGCCTTTGCCGCTGCCGAGGACACGGCATTCGGATTGTCGGCGGGGATCGTCACCACCTCGCTGCGCCATGCCGAGCACTTCAAGCGAAATAGTTCGGCGGGCATGGTGATGGTCAACCTGCCGACGGCGGGGGTGGATTACCACGTGCCGTTTGGTGGCAATGGGGCTTCGAGCCTGGGGTCGCGGGAGCAAGGCACCCATGCGCGGCAGTTCTTTACCCGGGTGAAGACCACCTATCAGTTAGCCTGA
- a CDS encoding aldo/keto reductase codes for MQRLTTRNGLDLPCIGLGTWPMTGDACTRAVHQALELGYRHIDTATAYDNEAAVGQALRDSSVPREQIHLTTKVWWDRLAPKAMRQSLEDSLRALGTEQVDLFHIHWPGKDWDLARSIETLVALRDEGKARSIGVANFPLGLLRRVIEELGAPLSAIQVEYHVLLSQQPLLDYARQHDLLLTAYTPLARGRAAEQAVIREIARKHGVLPSQVALKWLLDQDGVAVIPKASSRENQLANLAALEVQLDDADRALIAGLPKDQRVVSPDFAPDWNS; via the coding sequence ATGCAACGGCTCACCACCCGCAACGGCCTCGACCTGCCCTGCATCGGCCTGGGCACCTGGCCGATGACCGGCGATGCCTGCACCCGTGCCGTGCACCAGGCGCTGGAACTGGGTTACCGGCACATCGACACGGCCACTGCCTACGACAACGAGGCTGCCGTCGGCCAGGCCCTGCGCGACAGCAGTGTGCCCCGCGAGCAGATCCATCTGACCACCAAGGTCTGGTGGGACCGCCTGGCGCCCAAGGCCATGCGCCAGTCGCTGGAAGACAGCCTGCGCGCGCTGGGCACCGAACAGGTCGATCTGTTCCACATCCACTGGCCCGGCAAGGATTGGGACCTGGCCCGCAGCATCGAAACCCTGGTAGCCCTGCGTGATGAAGGCAAGGCGCGCAGCATTGGCGTGGCCAACTTTCCGCTTGGCCTGCTGCGCCGGGTGATCGAGGAGCTGGGCGCGCCGCTGTCGGCGATCCAGGTCGAGTACCACGTGTTGCTCAGCCAGCAACCGCTGCTCGACTACGCCCGCCAGCATGACCTGCTGCTGACCGCCTATACCCCGTTGGCCCGGGGCCGTGCGGCGGAGCAGGCGGTGATTCGCGAGATTGCGCGCAAGCATGGTGTGCTGCCGAGCCAGGTGGCGTTGAAGTGGTTGCTGGACCAGGATGGGGTGGCGGTGATTCCCAAGGCCAGCAGCCGGGAGAACCAGCTGGCCAACCTGGCGGCGCTGGAGGTGCAACTGGATGATGCCGACCGGGCATTGATAGCCGGGCTGCCGAAGGATCAGCGGGTGGTCAGCCCGGACTTCGCGCCTGACTGGAACAGCTGA
- a CDS encoding LysR substrate-binding domain-containing protein, translating to MTLDRLPPLNAVRAFEAAARLGSYVAAAQALHVTQPAIGRHVKILEDWLGVRLLDRSPRGVSLTQEGAYYYQSASEALKMLAHAGQVVSRRVPERWLRILCVPAFASRWLTPRIGALKALRPELKIAIEPNATFTSVDARQADLAIAYGLPGELSGVHEVLIRPEVFAVCSPAFRATLPLALTVADLPGCKLIHVDSGGWWSSWFAAQGVRQCVKADTSHVSNDIVLNLAKAGHGIALATEVLVADELAAGSLVRCVAQGVPLESYQVLTPTPAPGEDALWFMAWLRENLRGDFPNAAC from the coding sequence ATGACCCTTGACCGGCTCCCGCCCCTGAACGCCGTGCGTGCCTTTGAGGCTGCCGCTCGCCTGGGCAGCTACGTTGCTGCCGCCCAGGCCTTGCACGTCACCCAACCCGCCATCGGCCGACATGTGAAGATCCTTGAAGACTGGCTGGGCGTGCGCCTGCTCGACCGTTCGCCGCGGGGCGTGAGCCTGACCCAGGAAGGCGCCTACTACTACCAGAGCGCCTCGGAAGCCTTGAAGATGCTGGCCCATGCCGGGCAGGTGGTCAGCCGCCGGGTGCCCGAGCGCTGGCTGCGGATCCTGTGCGTGCCGGCCTTCGCCTCGCGCTGGCTGACTCCGCGCATCGGGGCGCTGAAAGCCCTGCGGCCAGAGCTGAAGATCGCCATCGAGCCCAACGCCACTTTTACCAGCGTTGACGCCCGCCAGGCGGACCTGGCCATCGCCTATGGCTTGCCGGGGGAATTGTCGGGTGTGCATGAAGTGCTGATCCGCCCGGAGGTGTTTGCCGTCTGCTCACCCGCCTTCAGGGCGACGCTGCCTTTGGCGCTGACGGTGGCCGACCTGCCCGGGTGCAAACTGATCCACGTCGACAGCGGCGGCTGGTGGAGCAGCTGGTTTGCCGCCCAGGGCGTGCGGCAATGCGTCAAGGCAGACACTTCCCATGTGAGCAACGACATCGTGCTGAACCTGGCCAAGGCGGGGCACGGCATCGCCTTGGCTACCGAGGTGCTGGTGGCAGACGAGCTGGCCGCAGGCAGCCTGGTGCGCTGCGTGGCACAAGGGGTACCACTTGAAAGCTACCAGGTGCTTACCCCGACACCCGCGCCCGGCGAAGATGCGCTGTGGTTCATGGCCTGGTTGCGGGAGAACCTGCGTGGCGACTTCCCGAACGCCGCGTGCTGA
- a CDS encoding PLDc N-terminal domain-containing protein, which yields MEIGTIWIIVAALIILLEIFAIWHIIGSERRAERKMLWIVFVVYAPFPGLLFWAWRGPRAVKGRAVLQEK from the coding sequence ATGGAAATCGGAACGATCTGGATCATTGTCGCGGCCTTGATCATCCTGCTGGAGATCTTCGCCATCTGGCACATCATCGGCAGCGAACGGCGCGCAGAGCGCAAGATGCTGTGGATCGTGTTCGTGGTCTATGCACCGTTCCCGGGGCTGCTGTTCTGGGCCTGGCGGGGACCGCGGGCGGTGAAGGGCAGGGCGGTGCTGCAGGAGAAATGA